In Ooceraea biroi isolate clonal line C1 chromosome 14, Obir_v5.4, whole genome shotgun sequence, the genomic window aaTGTGtcatttcttatatttatatcattttttatattaatcctaTATAGTTTTCCAGCTTTCCATTAATGCATATGTAAACGTATTAAAGATGTCTCTCTTCTTCAAGAATTATTGCATCTTGTCTTAGTTAAGTTCGACAAATAGAAAACTTGCTTATTTGCAAATGTCATAGTCCTGGGATACCCCGTGTAAGTATGCTTGACCAAAGTTTACTTTTCTTCATTCACAAAGTGAAAGCTCCAAAGCTTTGAATACTCAGCTTTCACAAAACCGGTAATCTATAATCAAATCGTTAGGAATTCTAACATTCTTTGTAAGATTACATAATCAGTAAAAGCTAATGAGCATTTGCTTTGGGGAAATCAAATATGTTGTACAATAATCcagaattagaaaaaaaaactacataattatacaagttacattttttttttaattttttgctgATATCAGTCATCATTATATTGCTATATATcttcctgttttttttttaataatcaacaGTCATGATGTACGCGAATATATAGACATGCGCACGACCGGAATTCCTGAAGACTGATGCAGCTTTGAgtggtaaaatatttttggtgCCGGCTGTCACTTGAGCACTGGCGAGCACTGGTGACAGTGGTGACTTGAGTGTGTCGGGCTACGACCATATGGTAATACGTACTTGCATGTACAAGTGTCGATCTAGCGTTAATATTGTTGTGTACATTGCACTACGTTGAAATCAGTGCATTATggaatcaaattattttcaaaatgtcATGAACACCGACTACAGCCGCAAATACGATGGACGTATCGAATATGGTACTGCCGGTTTTAGAACAAAGTAAGTTttgattctttcatttttttattctcaattttatttacaattatcatttattaattctattcTATACAATAGTGACAATATCGgcaacataataaaaataacaattagaACATTTTAGTTATGGAAATATTCTCTTTCCATTTCTTATTCTCATATTATTGTTCTTATTTTTATGGTGAtagcatattataatatagtaacaataatatataatttttacgtgTATCAATTTCAGATCGGATATTCTGCCTCACGTTTTGTACAGGATGGGTCTCTTAGCAGTGTTAAGATCAAAAGCAAAAAGAGGTGAGAGCGACGTAAAATAgtaaagtaaaagaaataacaaaatttatacattgaATCTTTTTAAACTTGAATAAAACAATTCCTTACAGCTGCCATAGGTTTAATGATCACCGCAAGTCATAATTTGGAACCTGATAATGGTATCAAGCTCGTCGATCCAGCCGGTGAAATGCTTGAAGCCTCCTGGGAGAACATTGCGACAGACGTAGCTAATGTACGAGATAGCGATTTGATATCGATGTTGACGCGTATTTCTACAGAGGAAGATATCGACTTGTCGGCACCGGCCACGGTGATAACGGGAAGAGATACTCGTGAAAGCAGTCCTGCCTTGTTGAACGCTGCGTTAGCGGGAATCAGAGCTCTAAGTGGCACCGTTACGGACTTGGGAGTCGTTACGACTCCGCAGTTGCACTTCGTTGTAGTTTGCACGAACACGAACGGTGCTTACGGCAATCCCACGCTGCAGGGCTACTACTCGAAACTCGCAGGAGTATTCAAAAGCGTGAGAGGTGCTGCGAAGCGCAATAACAAGTACGCGAATGCGTTGCAATTGGACGCGGCAAATGGCGTTGGTGCGATAGCGACGAGAGAATTTCAGGCACACCTGGAGGGCGCACTGGACATCGATCTATTCAACGACGGGAGCGGCGGTTTGAATCACATGTGTGGAGCGGATTACGTCAAAGTGCAACAGACACTGCCTCTGAATGTCCCGCGTACGACGAATCTCCGGTGCGTCAGCATAGACGGAGACGCCGACAGAGTGGTGTATTTTTACGTCGACGAGAACGACGAATTTCACCTTCTGGATGGAGATCGCATAGCGACGCTGGTGGCCGCCTACTTCAAGGAATTGCTGGAGACGAGCGGTCTGTCCCTGCAGTTGGGTCTGGTGCAGACCGCGTACGCCAACGGCGGTTCAACCGATTACATCTCAAATGTGTTGAAAGTCCCGGTGGCGTGCGTGCCCACCGGCGTGAAGCACTTGCACAAGAGAGCGCTGGAGTTCGACATCGGAATCTATTTCGAAGCGAACGGACACGGGACTGTCATCTTCAAAGACACCGCTAAGGAAACCATTAAGAACCGTGTTAAGAATGAGGCGCTTTCGGAGGCACAGAGGCTGGCTTCCAGCAAGTTGAGGGACGTGATCGACATGATAAACGAAACGGTTGGTGACGCATTGAGCGACATGTTGTTGGTCGAGACTATATTACACGCCAAGGGCTGGGATATCATCGAGTGGGAAAAGAGTTACGCCGACCTTCCTAATAAACAACTCAAAGTCCGAGTAAGAGATAGGAATGCTATAACGACAACGAACGCGGAAAGGTATTGCTTGACTCCCATCGGTCTGCAGGAAGAGATCGGCAAAGCCGTTTCGAAATATCTAAAAGGCCGATCTTTTGTCAGGTATAATATATGACGTACTATGTAGTCTTATCAAAGAGACCAATTACACTGCCACTGATGCACTGATCATAATTTCCTTTCAGACCTTCCGGAACTGAAGACATCGTACGAGTTTACGCGGAATGCGAAAACTCGTCGGATGTTAACAAACTAGCCACAGAAGTAGCGTCACTAGTGTACAAATTCGCAGGCGGTGTCGGACCGGAGCCTAATTTCTCGTGATAagattaacaaattattacatCGTTCTATATGAGTGATAATCTAGAGCGTTCTTACTGACTTCGAAAATCTGTAAATActgagattttataaatataatatactaataCGCATATATTTTCACACAATGtgttgaagaaataatcgaattattgaaaaattgatgttttttatattgtgaTCAAACTACATGTATATTCTGGATGGATTATATAACGAACAGTTTTTCGGAATACTCGGGCTTTCTGTATCGCGCATCGTTGATACTTATGTATAACGGAGAATTTACTGCTGATGGAAAGGTGATGGGACAAGAGGAACACGTATATTCTACGCTTATGCTTAGATTATCCATCGGTCTATTTTAAAGTCTGaattctatatatcttatagaACAGAAATTTATACTTCgatatttatacttttctattttgatatatgtatgtacatataaaattttatatcgacttttcatttttccgtGATACGTATACCATATTTTCCTCATCCACAACAGACGCCACTAGTATATGAATATAGTGAACAATATAGACTTTCTACACATGATAAGTTtaggattaaaataaaaaaaaaacattacttatccttgaaaaatttttttgcatatattgaaatattaacattatttcaaCAACGTTATGTTTATTCCAGTAAAATACTACACATGATTGATAGTAATTCCATATACAATACTTTATTCCTGCGTGCTTTCTATCTTTAGTTAAAAGCAGCCAGGCATTACCATCCATCTTCTCCGCATCTCTCGTGCCATGCAAACGAGAACGAATGCTTCTTGAGGGTAATTAGCGGTTCCCATTGAGTTCATCTCAATGTCCATCAGTCTGTCCTCATCCCGTTTGgaatctattaaaaaaattattttattatatagaacGTAATGAAACAGTCCACTAATCTTGTGGGCTTAATGTAACATAAGGAGACTAGCTTAGAAAAAATGCTATCGTTTACTTGTACGAACACCGAAAAACTGAAGCCGATGCTCAGAAAAATTTTTGACAACTAGTGATGCTATTGTACGTTACTtcattttacgaatttttggcCGTTTATTATAGcctgtaaaattaattatgaaggtgatatataaaagatattttttaaactgacAAATGTTTCGTAAAATGAAGAAGTGTACTTTTTGGAAGTGTAGATTTCAATGATGCAtcatgatataaattaatagttaATAGGAGCGTTGTACAGGTCGACAATTTacgaaaattttcttcttatatCGACATTGAGGTAAGAACTGTTCCCAAAGATATAACAGCATATCTCATAGCATGACGCTTAGTTCATCGCGAAAGGACGGACggaacttttaataatttattatacggaAAAATTCGGCGGCGACAGGCTAATACGTTCGTAAATTCCGGTTATtacgtttataaaaaataaataatgtacgcCTTTTTTCGATTCATCGCATTTTTTCATCTTGCGCTCTAATTCCATCTCGTGAAagattaataaagatattaatttaatagagaATATGAttcgatatataaaatatgcatattttattttatgaaattatctACTTTCGTGAAATCaagattgttaattattaattttcaatatatcagaacacatatatttaacaataaaataaataattgtataaattaatataaaacaatattttggtTGAGAATATGTGCTAGTACtaaattcttgaaattataaaatgttacttgtaagtaattatatttaatttaattcccgATAAAACTAGAAAACATTTAAAGCAACTATTCAGATTCGAATAAATGATCTGAacaaattgatattttgatAAGACAGTCTACACATATTCATCagcgaaaaattatattttctctcgaaaGGGAAGTTACTGTATTGAGCATACGTAGTAGAGACGGAATTAGAATCGATGCATTTTTTTATCGCAATGTCGCAACACGCTGCGGTCTTCAAAAAAAGCGGTCGCTTTCTTTTCACGCGCGCATACGATTCATCAGTGATCgacgatctttttttttctattcgcgtttaacattttttttttacgttttgtTCGACCGGACATTCTCCATTCGCACTTGATGGGGTATCGATATATAGCATATATAGTGGTAGGCCCCAAGGGCGCACTggtatttttaacaaataaagtataaaggTCGCACGCGTTGAACATACCTTCTTGGTTAAATTCAAAGCACGCCAGCTTTGAGCGCAAACGCAATTTGTGGCGCATTATCCATATATCGCAGGTTGGTTTATTCGCTGATCGTCGCATCTACGGGTAGCCACGCTTAGCGAGTAATCGTCGTAATCGTTTCTTCAATAATCGCAGGTCGACAAGCCGCCACCAGGATAACGTACGGCAACGCGTTCGCCGCACATTCACAAACCGATGTTTCAGTACAGGCCTAACTAAGTAAACTGCACCAGCTGGAGGTTGACGTTTTGCATTGCCATCAAATTCCGGAAGTAccctattttatttatatgtctACTACTCCGAGCCCATTTTGAACTATCgtcttgaattattattattactatgtTGTATAAATGTTTGATATTGCATGAACATTATTGCTATATTTATAGTGATGTATCATAATTTCTGAAAGTTTATGCATTGTAGTTACCCTAGAAATAATTCAAGATTACAATGCACAACGCCGTCGAATTAAGAATTAAcattatgtaacaaaattgGACGCACGCTGATTATTACTAAGCAATTTCTTCTGTTCGCTCCTATCAATAGCACAgattaatttatgttaaataaataattaatatttatcccTTGTCGCTGCTGTATTGACAATCTCTTTTACCGAAGCAGCGTGACATTAGAGTAAAAGAAAACtatactttataataataaaaataatcattttatatatatttaataaaactttgtgTAAAACtttgagaagagagagagagagagaaaagaaaaatgaaaaatgccaTAACAATTCTTTGGTGATATGTATCTTGGCAAATtaggaaataattaaactttagGATAGTACTACATACGAATCaattctaaaaaaaagaagaaataaattatatcataagAGATCTCGATTACTTTAGGATACTcctttgcattttatttgttttatgtatAAAGATACATTatgctaattattattattattaggtatattttctgtttttatcaataaacatttaaaatattatttaagttcttacatgtaaaaaaagattacaCAGGAGATTAATTTCAATTGTAGCACATAGTTAATAAGTCACTTCTTGTAGAACTAATCTTATTGCGTACAACAGAATTATCTATGCTTATAATGTGGGCGTTCAAAGAATTCAGTTTCAGGAAAATACT contains:
- the LOC105286971 gene encoding phosphoacetylglucosamine mutase — translated: MESNYFQNVMNTDYSRKYDGRIEYGTAGFRTKSDILPHVLYRMGLLAVLRSKAKRAAIGLMITASHNLEPDNGIKLVDPAGEMLEASWENIATDVANVRDSDLISMLTRISTEEDIDLSAPATVITGRDTRESSPALLNAALAGIRALSGTVTDLGVVTTPQLHFVVVCTNTNGAYGNPTLQGYYSKLAGVFKSVRGAAKRNNKYANALQLDAANGVGAIATREFQAHLEGALDIDLFNDGSGGLNHMCGADYVKVQQTLPLNVPRTTNLRCVSIDGDADRVVYFYVDENDEFHLLDGDRIATLVAAYFKELLETSGLSLQLGLVQTAYANGGSTDYISNVLKVPVACVPTGVKHLHKRALEFDIGIYFEANGHGTVIFKDTAKETIKNRVKNEALSEAQRLASSKLRDVIDMINETVGDALSDMLLVETILHAKGWDIIEWEKSYADLPNKQLKVRVRDRNAITTTNAERYCLTPIGLQEEIGKAVSKYLKGRSFVRPSGTEDIVRVYAECENSSDVNKLATEVASLVYKFAGGVGPEPNFS